The Mycolicibacterium boenickei genome has a segment encoding these proteins:
- a CDS encoding glutamate synthase subunit beta, giving the protein MADPTGFLRVPKIEAAKRPVEERVGDWREVYEREDPNERAGEVSQQARRCMDCGIPFCHSGKAGCPLGNLIPEWNDLVRRGRWDAASDRLHATNNFPEFTGRLCPAPCESACVLSISEEQTGGSVTIKRIEQTIADHAWMNGTVEPQPAAISTGKSVAVVGSGPAGLAAAQQLTRAGHEVTVYERDDRVGGLLRYGIPEYKLEKSVLNQRLAQMRAEGTRFVTECEVGVDLTVEQLRQRHQAVVLAVGALRGRDNDVPGRELDGVHLAMEHLVPANRECEGDSSTPISAAGKHVVIIGGGDTGADCLGTAHRQGAASVTQLDYNTEPPETRDDELSPWPTWPLVLRTSPAHAEGGARRFEVAVQRFIGDDNGHVRAIEIAEVRVSRDADGRREITPVGESMQIPCDLALLAIGFEGVEHMALLDGLDLKLTRRGTVSCGSDWQTDAPGVFVCGDAHRGASLVVWAIAEGRSAAHAVDAYLMGESDLPSPVRPGTLPLAVI; this is encoded by the coding sequence GTGGCTGATCCGACCGGATTTCTTCGAGTGCCCAAGATCGAGGCCGCCAAGCGGCCCGTCGAAGAGCGGGTGGGGGACTGGCGCGAGGTGTACGAGCGCGAGGATCCCAACGAGCGGGCCGGCGAGGTATCGCAGCAGGCACGCCGCTGCATGGATTGCGGGATCCCGTTCTGCCACTCCGGTAAGGCGGGCTGCCCGTTGGGCAACCTGATCCCGGAATGGAACGACCTGGTGCGGCGCGGTCGCTGGGATGCCGCCAGTGACCGCTTGCACGCCACCAACAACTTCCCGGAGTTCACCGGACGGCTGTGTCCGGCGCCGTGCGAGTCGGCGTGCGTGCTGTCGATCTCCGAGGAGCAGACCGGCGGCAGCGTGACCATCAAGCGGATCGAGCAGACGATCGCCGACCACGCCTGGATGAACGGCACCGTCGAACCCCAGCCGGCGGCGATCTCGACGGGTAAGAGCGTCGCGGTCGTCGGCTCCGGCCCGGCGGGTTTGGCTGCCGCACAACAACTCACCCGCGCCGGCCATGAGGTCACGGTCTACGAGCGTGACGACCGGGTGGGCGGGTTGCTGCGCTACGGCATCCCCGAGTACAAGCTCGAGAAGTCGGTGCTCAATCAGCGACTGGCTCAGATGCGTGCCGAGGGCACGCGATTCGTCACCGAATGCGAGGTCGGTGTCGATCTCACCGTCGAGCAGTTGCGGCAGCGCCATCAGGCAGTGGTGCTCGCGGTCGGTGCGTTGCGGGGCCGCGACAACGATGTACCCGGCCGCGAACTCGATGGCGTGCATCTGGCCATGGAACATCTGGTGCCGGCCAACCGGGAATGCGAGGGTGACTCGTCCACACCGATCTCGGCGGCGGGCAAGCATGTGGTGATCATCGGTGGCGGTGACACCGGCGCCGACTGTCTGGGCACCGCCCACCGCCAGGGTGCCGCCTCGGTGACGCAGCTCGACTACAACACCGAACCACCCGAGACCCGCGACGACGAGCTCTCACCGTGGCCGACGTGGCCCTTGGTGCTGCGGACCTCCCCGGCGCATGCCGAGGGCGGTGCCCGTCGCTTCGAGGTGGCGGTGCAGCGGTTCATCGGTGACGACAACGGTCATGTCCGGGCCATCGAGATCGCCGAAGTCCGGGTGTCGCGCGACGCCGACGGGCGCCGTGAGATCACCCCGGTGGGTGAGTCGATGCAGATTCCCTGCGACCTGGCGCTGCTGGCGATCGGGTTCGAGGGTGTCGAGCACATGGCCTTGCTGGACGGCTTGGACCTCAAGCTGACCCGGCGCGGCACGGTGTCCTGTGGTTCGGACTGGCAGACCGACGCCCCCGGCGTGTTCGTCTGCGGTGACGCGCACCGCGGCGCGTCGCTGGTGGTGTGGGCGATCGCCGAGGGCCGCAGCGCGGCGCATGCGGTCGACGCGTACCTGATGGGCGAGTCGGATCTGCCGTCGCCGGTGCGGCCCGGGACCCTCCCTCTGGCCGTCATCTGA